The following are encoded together in the Campylobacteraceae bacterium genome:
- a CDS encoding carbohydrate ABC transporter permease, protein MKKKKIIRTIICWLVLLPVMLTVLFPFVVTVLTALKPRNELTQIPPNFLPSEFQWGNFIEVWQNTNIASSLLNSLFISTVATIIALVVAAPCAYAMTRFDFKGKTAYRFFLLVTQMLSPIVLVLGLFRLMVYMGVVDSLGFLSVIYAAFNIAFCVWMLQSYFETIPKDLEESAWIDGASRFRSLLTIFLPLALPAVVIVAMFTFVNSWNEFIIAFSTLRDSSSYTIQLGIIEMTGYYSVRWDYIMVSVIIATIPVAILFAWLQKHLVGGLTSGSVK, encoded by the coding sequence ATGAAAAAGAAAAAAATAATTAGAACCATCATATGTTGGTTGGTATTACTTCCTGTAATGCTTACTGTTTTATTTCCCTTTGTTGTAACAGTATTAACGGCTTTGAAACCAAGAAATGAATTAACACAAATTCCACCTAATTTTTTGCCAAGTGAGTTTCAATGGGGCAATTTTATTGAGGTTTGGCAAAATACAAATATTGCAAGCTCTTTGCTTAATTCCTTGTTCATAAGTACAGTAGCAACTATTATTGCTTTGGTGGTTGCAGCACCTTGTGCTTATGCTATGACACGTTTTGATTTTAAAGGGAAAACAGCTTATAGATTCTTTTTACTAGTAACACAAATGTTATCTCCAATTGTTTTAGTACTTGGATTATTTAGATTAATGGTGTATATGGGTGTTGTAGATTCACTTGGCTTTTTATCTGTTATTTATGCTGCTTTTAATATTGCCTTTTGTGTATGGATGCTTCAAAGTTATTTTGAAACCATTCCTAAAGACTTGGAAGAATCAGCATGGATTGATGGTGCTAGTCGTTTTAGAAGTTTATTAACTATCTTCTTACCTCTTGCACTTCCTGCTGTTGTAATTGTTGCCATGTTTACTTTTGTAAACTCCTGGAATGAATTTATTATTGCTTTCTCTACATTAAGAGATAGTTCTTCTTATACCATTCAATTAGGAATTATTGAGATGACGGGTTATTATTCAGTACGATGGGATTATATTATGGTTTCAGTAATTATTGCAACCATTCCAGTAGCAATATTATTTGCTTGGTTACAAAAACATTTAGTGGGCGGATTAACTTCTGGTTCCGTGAAATAA
- a CDS encoding SDR family oxidoreductase, whose product MRFKDKVVVITGAAGEMAQEMTRQVIKEGGFVVTLGVRASTLDPFLDDLKKENLLAFKRVIANISNQEEIENIIEEVIKEHKKIDILINHVGVTKAESLNTTSVQLWKDDIEININGTFYITNACLVHMKKAKQGNIITIGSVNSDRCVGNPAYSASKAALVQYMNAIATEYGQYNIRANTVSPGSVRTKAWDFRIKNNPETFDNLLKWYPLKRIATPACISKATLFLASDDAFCISGVNLRVDAGLSAGVAPFAKDITSESFGV is encoded by the coding sequence ATGAGATTTAAAGATAAAGTTGTTGTTATTACAGGAGCTGCCGGTGAAATGGCGCAAGAGATGACACGTCAAGTTATAAAAGAAGGTGGTTTTGTAGTAACTCTTGGAGTAAGAGCGTCTACTTTAGACCCATTTTTAGATGATTTAAAAAAAGAAAATTTATTAGCATTTAAACGCGTAATTGCAAATATTTCTAATCAAGAAGAAATAGAAAATATTATAGAAGAAGTAATAAAAGAACACAAGAAAATTGATATTTTAATCAATCATGTAGGCGTTACTAAAGCAGAAAGTCTAAATACTACAAGTGTTCAATTATGGAAAGACGATATAGAAATTAATATAAATGGAACTTTTTATATTACCAATGCATGTTTAGTACATATGAAAAAAGCAAAACAAGGCAATATAATTACTATTGGTTCTGTAAATTCAGACCGCTGTGTTGGAAATCCTGCTTACAGTGCTTCTAAAGCTGCACTTGTTCAATATATGAATGCTATTGCAACTGAATATGGACAATATAATATTAGAGCAAATACAGTAAGTCCGGGCAGTGTAAGAACAAAAGCTTGGGATTTTAGAATAAAAAATAATCCAGAGACCTTTGATAATTTATTAAAATGGTATCCCTTAAAACGTATTGCAACACCTGCTTGTATTTCAAAAGCAACACTGTTTTTAGCAAGCGATGATGCATTTTGTATTTCAGGGGTTAATTTAAGAGTGGATGCAGGATTAAGTGCTGGGGTTGCACCTTTTGCAAAAGATATTACATCTGAAAGTTTTGGAGTATAG
- a CDS encoding RraA family protein → MYTWKNDKELFALAQKELFTAVIGDVMDLMNLRNQFLSPQIKALNPKADLLIGRAMTVLETDVFELTLGDSKSDVYNRAFGIMFEALDDLKEDEIYICAGSSPTYALWGELMSTRALQLKARGAVVNGYHRDTRGINKLNFPTFSFGSYGQDQGPRGKVIAYRVAIKIEAVTINDGDIIVGDIDGVCIVPKEHVKEVFIKAFEKANTEKKVMEALKEGMTTVEAWDHFGIM, encoded by the coding sequence GTGTATACCTGGAAAAATGATAAAGAATTATTTGCTTTAGCTCAAAAAGAATTATTTACAGCAGTAATTGGGGATGTAATGGATCTTATGAATTTAAGAAATCAATTCTTAAGTCCTCAAATTAAAGCCTTGAATCCAAAAGCAGATTTATTAATTGGAAGGGCTATGACTGTTTTAGAAACAGATGTATTTGAACTTACTTTAGGAGATTCTAAAAGTGATGTTTATAACAGAGCTTTTGGAATAATGTTTGAAGCTTTGGATGATTTAAAAGAAGATGAAATTTACATTTGTGCAGGTTCCTCTCCCACTTATGCTTTATGGGGAGAACTTATGTCTACAAGAGCCTTGCAATTAAAAGCAAGAGGAGCTGTTGTAAATGGTTATCACAGAGATACAAGAGGCATTAATAAATTAAACTTCCCCACTTTTTCTTTTGGTTCTTACGGGCAAGATCAAGGTCCAAGAGGAAAAGTTATTGCATACAGAGTAGCTATTAAAATTGAAGCAGTTACTATTAATGATGGTGATATTATTGTAGGCGATATAGATGGCGTTTGTATTGTTCCAAAAGAACATGTAAAAGAAGTTTTTATAAAAGCCTTTGAAAAAGCAAATACTGAGAAAAAAGTAATGGAAGCTTTAAAAGAAGGAATGACGACTGTTGAAGCCTGGGATCATTTTGGAATAATGTAA
- the ugpC gene encoding sn-glycerol-3-phosphate ABC transporter ATP-binding protein UgpC — protein sequence MGTMELKNIKKDYEGVQVLHGINVDIKDGEFVVLIGESGCGKSTLLRMICGLEEISSGELIIDGQVANEVSPQKRDMSMVFQSYALYPHMSVYDNIAYGLRILKMPKGEIDQKVRAAAKLLNIGDYLDRLPKNLSGGQRQRVSMGRAIVRKPKFFLFDEPLSNLDAKLRVVMRNEIKSLQKRLKTTTIYVTHDQVEAMTMADKVVLMDKGYAIQIGTPEDLYDRPNCIFTATFLGSPNISLVKGNVKFVKNIPTLLTQDGTSFALNPETSLSENQEIILGIRPRDFHCVNKDQGLKVNIKIHEYTGAENVIYGQIGENEINIAFSRKEIFDKNKDLYVTYDVKKTHIFDSKTEKIIN from the coding sequence ATGGGAACAATGGAATTAAAAAATATCAAAAAAGATTATGAAGGAGTACAAGTTCTTCATGGTATCAATGTAGATATTAAAGATGGTGAGTTTGTCGTTTTAATTGGTGAATCAGGATGTGGAAAATCTACACTCTTAAGAATGATTTGTGGTTTAGAAGAAATTTCTTCTGGAGAGTTAATAATTGATGGGCAAGTAGCAAATGAAGTAAGCCCACAAAAAAGAGATATGTCTATGGTATTTCAATCTTATGCTTTATATCCACATATGAGTGTATATGACAATATTGCTTATGGTTTAAGAATTTTAAAAATGCCAAAAGGTGAAATTGATCAAAAAGTAAGAGCCGCAGCAAAATTATTAAATATTGGTGATTATCTTGATAGATTACCTAAAAACCTCTCAGGGGGACAGAGACAAAGAGTTTCTATGGGAAGAGCAATTGTAAGAAAACCTAAGTTCTTTTTGTTTGATGAACCCTTATCAAATCTTGATGCAAAATTAAGAGTTGTAATGAGAAATGAAATCAAATCTTTACAAAAAAGATTAAAAACAACCACTATTTATGTTACACATGATCAAGTAGAAGCGATGACAATGGCAGATAAAGTTGTATTAATGGACAAGGGATATGCCATTCAAATTGGAACTCCTGAAGATTTATACGACAGACCCAATTGTATTTTTACAGCTACCTTTTTAGGAAGTCCTAATATTTCACTTGTAAAAGGAAATGTAAAATTTGTGAAAAATATTCCTACTTTATTAACACAAGATGGTACCAGTTTTGCACTAAATCCGGAAACAAGTCTCAGTGAAAATCAAGAAATTATTTTAGGAATAAGACCCAGAGATTTCCATTGTGTTAACAAAGACCAAGGTCTTAAAGTAAATATTAAAATTCATGAATATACAGGTGCCGAAAATGTGATATATGGACAAATCGGAGAAAACGAAATCAATATTGCATTTTCAAGAAAAGAAATATTCGATAAAAATAAAGATTTGTATGTTACGTATGATGTTAAAAAAACACATATATTTGATTCTAAAACAGAAAAAATAATTAACTAA
- a CDS encoding mandelate racemase/muconate lactonizing enzyme family protein, which yields MKNNKIKSFHFTEVIVPAKEGMISSKSINKPLHMLPVIKKASDGWSAQFDELPKLIVRMELENGIIGFGEFYRDHNMDLVKNIAQSLIGVDLSDLSLRKLPIGLYREYDGFECCIWDAYAKSHELRVVDLLGGPLQDKVKVGSWSSHREVSEVGAVAKNFADMGYDSIKFKADLEDDVVATCEEIKKAAPNMTVIFDPNQRWENLGETKKIVRDLEKVGNVFCLEDPMPFWMIQDYASLREFTDIKIVRHVSLPYIYQGQRIHDVINILNHRSADGFNFNAGLAKFQQQDLIANAANMYSWHGSEIDLGILEAMYIHQVSATQNCIWPSDIFGRLIRSHDLLKTPLRIEAPYAYLPEGLGLGIELDEEAIESFKTNEVFVS from the coding sequence ATGAAGAATAACAAAATCAAATCTTTTCATTTCACAGAAGTTATCGTACCCGCAAAAGAAGGCATGATATCAAGTAAGAGTATTAACAAACCCTTACATATGTTACCTGTGATAAAAAAAGCAAGTGATGGCTGGTCTGCACAGTTTGATGAACTTCCTAAACTAATTGTTCGAATGGAATTAGAAAATGGAATCATTGGTTTTGGTGAGTTCTATAGAGACCATAACATGGACTTGGTTAAAAATATCGCACAATCCCTTATTGGTGTTGATTTAAGTGATTTGTCTTTAAGAAAACTTCCTATTGGTTTGTACAGAGAATATGACGGTTTTGAGTGTTGTATTTGGGATGCTTATGCTAAATCACACGAATTAAGAGTGGTTGATTTATTAGGAGGGCCATTACAAGATAAAGTAAAAGTTGGTTCTTGGTCATCACATAGAGAAGTATCTGAAGTTGGAGCAGTTGCTAAAAATTTTGCAGATATGGGATATGACAGTATTAAGTTTAAAGCTGATTTAGAGGATGATGTAGTAGCAACATGTGAAGAGATTAAAAAAGCTGCTCCTAATATGACAGTAATTTTTGATCCCAATCAACGATGGGAAAATTTAGGTGAAACTAAAAAAATTGTAAGAGACTTAGAAAAAGTAGGAAATGTTTTTTGTTTAGAAGATCCTATGCCTTTTTGGATGATTCAAGATTATGCAAGTTTAAGAGAATTCACAGATATAAAGATTGTTAGACATGTTTCTTTACCTTATATTTATCAAGGGCAGAGAATTCATGATGTAATTAATATTTTAAATCACAGATCAGCAGATGGTTTTAACTTTAATGCAGGACTTGCAAAATTTCAACAACAAGATTTAATTGCAAATGCTGCAAATATGTATTCTTGGCATGGATCTGAAATTGATTTAGGTATTTTAGAAGCAATGTATATCCACCAAGTAAGTGCAACTCAAAATTGTATTTGGCCAAGTGATATTTTTGGAAGACTAATAAGAAGTCATGATTTATTAAAAACACCACTAAGAATAGAAGCACCGTATGCTTATTTACCAGAAGGTTTAGGTTTGGGGATAGAACTTGATGAGGAGGCTATAGAATCATTTAAGACCAATGAAGTATTTGTTTCATAA
- a CDS encoding RidA family protein has product MAYDINPFSKNDKDRYSIWEKVVRIDIDAFLAQDWSMCEKDFHEENFMGIDARKSANPDSWSLTYDSLETYKEDWLKQAADFASNEYKEDKRESLFNATTLRDIEIKGESAVLHKKFDGAITKLDGTVEPILWQTLYKMRKINGDWKIIGFVGYMPNPMGANTVTIAEKKPNFSVPAGASQHKTAGPYSPVLVVEPSKIVVISGQAPIDVEGNVIGDTIEEQTEFTINACKKQLNTAGVGLEDVFKVNVWLTDLDEWPRFNKVYSSMMCEPYPVRAAVQAGLLYTFKVEIEMWAVKK; this is encoded by the coding sequence ATGGCCTATGATATAAACCCATTTTCAAAAAATGATAAAGACAGATACAGTATTTGGGAAAAAGTAGTAAGAATAGATATTGATGCATTTTTAGCACAAGACTGGTCTATGTGTGAAAAAGATTTTCACGAAGAAAACTTCATGGGAATAGATGCCAGAAAAAGTGCCAATCCAGATTCATGGTCTCTTACTTATGATTCATTAGAAACCTATAAAGAAGACTGGTTAAAACAAGCCGCTGATTTTGCTTCAAATGAATATAAAGAAGACAAAAGAGAAAGCTTATTTAATGCAACTACCTTAAGAGACATCGAAATAAAAGGCGAATCAGCTGTTTTACATAAAAAGTTTGATGGTGCTATTACCAAACTTGATGGAACAGTAGAGCCCATTTTATGGCAAACACTTTATAAAATGCGAAAAATTAATGGGGATTGGAAAATTATTGGTTTTGTAGGTTATATGCCAAATCCTATGGGAGCAAATACGGTAACAATTGCAGAAAAAAAACCTAATTTTTCTGTGCCTGCTGGTGCCTCACAACATAAAACTGCGGGTCCTTATTCTCCTGTTTTAGTAGTTGAACCTTCTAAAATAGTTGTTATTTCTGGGCAAGCTCCTATTGATGTTGAAGGAAATGTCATAGGAGATACAATAGAAGAACAAACAGAATTTACAATTAATGCCTGCAAAAAACAGTTAAATACAGCTGGCGTTGGTTTAGAAGATGTATTTAAAGTAAATGTTTGGCTTACCGACTTAGATGAGTGGCCAAGATTTAATAAAGTTTATTCAAGCATGATGTGCGAACCTTATCCTGTACGAGCAGCTGTTCAAGCAGGATTGTTATATACCTTTAAAGTAGAAATTGAAATGTGGGCGGTAAAAAAATGA
- a CDS encoding creatininase family protein, producing MGGKKMIWKHLTSKEIGNLDKSIPVILPIGAIEQHGPHLNVETDTLIAEYFCHELNKEIEQEVLILPPLAICSSEHHMEFPGTLSVSHETLIAYVKDVLSSVSRNGFKNIIIFNGHGGNQAWGSVVVESFGVKNPDCNLAIMTWWKIASKELFDITETGLFGVGHACEFETSLLQYIEGNNVREKEIVNGPVTTTFEWAAADLIRGSRAMLHRSMKEYTSNGIYGDPRVASKEKGKRIVDAVMKRFVPMIKDMKMPLEKK from the coding sequence GTGGGCGGTAAAAAAATGATTTGGAAACACTTAACTTCAAAAGAAATCGGAAATTTGGATAAAAGCATACCTGTTATTCTTCCAATTGGTGCAATTGAACAACATGGACCACATTTAAACGTGGAAACAGATACTTTGATTGCAGAATATTTTTGTCATGAATTAAATAAAGAGATTGAACAAGAGGTATTGATTTTACCTCCTTTAGCTATTTGCTCCTCTGAACATCATATGGAGTTTCCAGGTACGTTAAGCGTATCTCATGAAACACTTATAGCTTATGTAAAAGATGTTTTAAGCTCAGTTTCTAGAAATGGTTTTAAAAATATTATTATTTTTAATGGCCATGGAGGAAATCAAGCTTGGGGTTCTGTTGTAGTTGAAAGTTTTGGAGTTAAAAATCCAGATTGTAATTTAGCCATTATGACTTGGTGGAAAATTGCTTCAAAAGAACTTTTTGATATTACTGAAACAGGATTATTTGGAGTAGGTCATGCTTGTGAATTTGAAACTTCTTTATTACAGTATATTGAAGGTAATAATGTAAGAGAAAAAGAAATTGTAAATGGTCCAGTTACCACTACTTTTGAGTGGGCAGCAGCTGATTTAATTAGAGGCTCACGTGCAATGTTACACAGATCTATGAAAGAATATACAAGCAATGGTATTTATGGAGATCCACGAGTAGCTTCAAAAGAAAAAGGAAAACGTATAGTAGATGCCGTAATGAAGCGTTTTGTACCTATGATAAAAGACATGAAAATGCCTTTAGAAAAGAAATAG
- a CDS encoding sugar ABC transporter permease, whose translation MNKKSLKPLLYIAPSFLLAFIIISYPIIDLIRLSVNDVGTFGDLNGFIGLLNYQDVFEDELFFEVLLRTLFWTVSVVLGTVIISVPIALALNEDFYGKGIATTIIMLPWAISLAMTAVIWKWILNPEYGMLNSVLLSFGLIDENIGWLANASTAFPMQILIGILVSIPFTISILMGGLTSIPRDIYEAAFLDGASYFTRLRTLTLPLLKPFINIAIVLNVIYVFNSFPIIWILTEGGPSNSTDILPTYLYKMAFQYGEIGLAAAVSIIMLSLLLMFTFIYAYVAMKEKK comes from the coding sequence ATGAATAAAAAATCTTTAAAACCACTATTATATATAGCCCCAAGTTTTTTACTTGCATTTATTATTATTTCTTATCCGATTATTGATTTAATTAGATTATCTGTAAATGATGTAGGAACCTTTGGTGACTTAAACGGTTTTATTGGATTATTGAATTATCAAGATGTATTTGAAGATGAATTGTTCTTTGAAGTATTATTAAGAACACTTTTTTGGACAGTAAGCGTAGTTTTAGGAACGGTAATTATTTCCGTTCCTATTGCTTTAGCACTTAACGAAGATTTTTATGGTAAAGGCATTGCTACTACTATTATTATGTTGCCATGGGCTATTTCTTTAGCTATGACAGCAGTAATATGGAAGTGGATATTAAATCCAGAGTATGGAATGTTAAACAGCGTTCTTTTATCATTTGGTTTGATTGATGAAAATATAGGCTGGTTAGCAAATGCTAGTACTGCTTTTCCCATGCAAATTCTTATTGGAATTTTAGTTTCTATTCCTTTTACTATATCAATATTAATGGGTGGATTAACGTCAATTCCAAGAGATATATATGAGGCTGCTTTTTTAGATGGAGCTTCATACTTTACTAGGTTAAGAACATTGACTTTACCTTTATTAAAACCATTTATAAACATAGCGATTGTTTTAAATGTAATATATGTCTTTAATTCTTTTCCAATAATTTGGATTTTAACAGAAGGTGGACCTTCTAACTCTACAGATATTCTGCCTACTTATCTTTATAAGATGGCATTTCAATATGGAGAGATTGGTTTAGCTGCTGCTGTTTCAATTATTATGTTGTCATTATTATTAATGTTTACCTTTATATATGCTTATGTAGCTATGAAAGAAAAGAAATGA
- a CDS encoding sugar ABC transporter substrate-binding protein yields MKKSILKVLTGVCVLSTLTYASTLRVSVPAYADSTKPAFEKIVADFEKENPGIDVKLEVGSWSSWQQKLQTDFFSGGNADLIYSTRAWVPTYAAANKIVALDSYLSDSDKAQFPASLLEAAKVNGKLYALPSVTSARNLYVNLDLLKKAGATVPTTWTQLQETAKLVSQNTDAYGFGIQGKEVEMEKYFYYALWNFGGSVLDKTVGGTKSALNSDAALKAANFYNDLIKKGYAQKNVTSYNREDLQELFKQGKLAMMITHGVLAEQISSEGHNINFVQTDVPGMVKGKKGITLGVIDAVHLSENSKNKKDAVKFLMFSVKPKYQADWIAKANLLPVTIEAGKDKAFEAKHLQAMISAVPNAKFAFIHAKSTKIIDILRNELQAIYSGKKTPEQALKTAHKKINRAARK; encoded by the coding sequence ATGAAAAAAAGTATTTTAAAAGTATTAACTGGAGTTTGCGTTTTATCAACATTAACTTATGCTTCAACATTAAGAGTATCTGTTCCTGCATATGCAGACAGTACAAAACCTGCATTTGAAAAAATTGTTGCTGACTTTGAAAAAGAAAACCCAGGAATTGATGTTAAATTAGAAGTAGGTTCTTGGTCATCATGGCAACAAAAATTACAAACTGATTTTTTCTCTGGGGGAAATGCAGATTTAATTTATTCTACAAGAGCGTGGGTTCCTACTTACGCTGCTGCTAATAAAATTGTAGCTTTAGATTCATATCTTTCAGACAGTGATAAAGCACAATTTCCAGCATCACTTTTAGAAGCGGCTAAAGTAAATGGAAAATTATATGCACTTCCTAGTGTAACATCTGCTAGAAACTTATATGTAAACTTAGATTTATTAAAAAAAGCAGGTGCTACAGTTCCTACTACATGGACCCAACTTCAAGAAACAGCTAAATTAGTATCTCAAAATACGGATGCGTATGGTTTCGGTATTCAAGGAAAAGAAGTTGAAATGGAAAAATATTTCTATTATGCTTTATGGAACTTTGGTGGTTCAGTATTAGACAAAACAGTGGGTGGTACTAAGTCTGCTCTTAATTCAGACGCAGCGTTAAAAGCAGCCAATTTCTATAATGATTTAATTAAAAAGGGATATGCTCAAAAAAACGTAACCTCATATAACAGAGAAGATTTACAAGAATTATTCAAACAAGGTAAATTAGCAATGATGATTACTCATGGAGTATTAGCAGAGCAAATTTCAAGTGAAGGTCATAACATTAACTTTGTACAAACTGATGTACCAGGTATGGTTAAAGGTAAAAAAGGTATTACATTAGGTGTAATCGATGCTGTTCATTTATCTGAAAATTCTAAAAACAAAAAAGATGCTGTTAAGTTTTTAATGTTTTCTGTTAAACCTAAGTACCAAGCAGATTGGATTGCAAAAGCAAATCTTTTACCTGTAACAATTGAAGCTGGAAAAGATAAAGCTTTTGAAGCAAAACATTTACAAGCTATGATTTCAGCCGTTCCAAATGCTAAGTTTGCATTTATACATGCAAAATCAACAAAAATTATCGACATTTTAAGAAATGAATTACAAGCAATTTATTCTGGTAAAAAAACTCCGGAACAAGCGCTAAAAACAGCTCATAAAAAAATTAATAGAGCAGCAAGAAAATAG